The following proteins come from a genomic window of Limnohabitans sp. 103DPR2:
- a CDS encoding zinc-finger domain-containing protein, giving the protein MSQAVELLAKDLNPQGGVFCPSPKADMKIWNTHPKVYLDVAREGHAKCPYCGTVYQLKAGETVGHGH; this is encoded by the coding sequence ATGAGCCAAGCTGTTGAACTTCTGGCCAAAGACTTGAACCCCCAAGGTGGTGTCTTTTGCCCCAGCCCCAAAGCTGACATGAAAATTTGGAACACCCATCCCAAGGTTTACTTAGACGTGGCCCGCGAAGGCCATGCCAAGTGCCCCTATTGCGGCACGGTGTACCAACTCAAAGCAGGCGAAACAGTCGGCCACGGCCACTGA
- a CDS encoding branched-chain amino acid transaminase: MSTATPSMEDRDGKIWMDGKMVEWRDAKIHVLTHTLHYGCGAFEGVRAYKTVNGTAIFRLQEHTDRLFNSAKILRMKLPFTKEEVNEAQKAVVRENHLESGYIRPLTWIGSQKLGVSPKGNTIHLMVAAWTWGAYLGEEGMKRGIRVKTSSFTRHHVNITMTQAKAVSNYTNSILANMEATDEGYDEALLLDTSGFVSEGAGENLFVIKDGVIYTPDLSAGALNGITRNTVFHIAKDLGLEIVQKRITRDEVYICDEAFFTGTAAEVTPIRELDRIEIGAGSRGPITEKIQTAFFDIVNGKNPKYAHWLTAV, from the coding sequence ATGAGCACCGCAACCCCCTCAATGGAAGACCGTGACGGCAAAATCTGGATGGACGGCAAGATGGTCGAGTGGCGCGACGCCAAGATCCACGTTTTGACCCACACGCTGCACTACGGCTGCGGTGCCTTCGAAGGCGTTCGCGCCTACAAAACAGTCAATGGCACGGCCATTTTCCGTTTGCAAGAGCACACCGACCGCCTCTTCAACAGCGCCAAAATTTTGCGCATGAAGTTGCCCTTCACCAAAGAAGAAGTGAATGAAGCCCAAAAAGCAGTGGTTCGCGAGAACCATTTGGAAAGCGGCTACATCCGTCCTTTGACTTGGATTGGCTCGCAAAAGTTGGGCGTCAGCCCTAAAGGCAACACCATTCACCTGATGGTGGCGGCATGGACTTGGGGCGCTTACCTGGGCGAAGAAGGCATGAAGCGCGGCATTCGCGTCAAAACTTCTAGCTTCACACGCCATCACGTGAACATCACCATGACGCAGGCCAAAGCGGTCAGCAACTACACCAACTCCATTTTGGCCAACATGGAAGCCACCGACGAGGGTTACGACGAAGCTTTGTTGCTCGACACTTCTGGCTTTGTGTCCGAAGGCGCGGGCGAAAACTTGTTCGTGATCAAAGACGGTGTGATCTACACGCCCGACTTGTCTGCCGGTGCTTTGAACGGCATCACACGCAACACTGTGTTCCACATTGCCAAAGATTTGGGCCTCGAGATTGTGCAAAAGCGCATCACGCGCGATGAAGTTTATATTTGCGACGAAGCATTCTTCACTGGCACTGCCGCTGAAGTCACGCCCATTCGCGAACTCGACCGCATTGAAATTGGTGCTGGCAGCCGCGGCCCTATCACTGAAAAAATCCAGACGGCGTTCTTTGACATCGTGAATGGCAAGAACCCCAAATACGCACACTGGTTGACTGCGGTTTAA
- the radA gene encoding DNA repair protein RadA — protein MAKDKTIFTCTDCGGTTPRWLGKCPACGAWNTLIESTVDAGGNAKNRYTSQFQALAKTSELTKLGDIEATDVDRSPTGIEELDRALGGGVVEGGVVLIGGDPGIGKSTLLLQALDALQRKGMNTLYVTGEESGAQVALRSRRLGLDHSQVQVLAEIQLEKILATLQSERPHIAVIDSIQTVYSDQLTSAPGSVAQVRECAAHLTRAAKATGTAIVLVGHVTKEGALAGPRVLEHMVDTVLYFEGDTHSSFRLIRAIKNRFGAVNEIGVFAMTEKGLKGVSNPSAIFLSQHSEPVAGSCVMVTLEGTRPLLVEIQALVDSGGPSPRRLSVGLERDRLAMLLAVLHRHAGVACMDQDVFVNAVGGVRISEPAADLAVMLAITSSLRGKPLPKGFIAFGEVGLAGEVRPAPRGQERLKEAAKLGFTVAVVPKANAPKKNDKNFEGLTIYPVDRIEDAMNCVRGL, from the coding sequence ATGGCCAAAGACAAAACCATTTTCACCTGCACCGATTGCGGTGGCACCACACCACGCTGGCTGGGCAAGTGCCCCGCGTGCGGCGCTTGGAACACCCTCATTGAAAGTACCGTCGACGCTGGTGGCAACGCCAAAAACCGGTACACCAGCCAATTTCAAGCCTTGGCCAAAACGTCCGAGCTCACCAAGCTGGGCGACATTGAAGCCACAGACGTCGACCGCAGCCCCACCGGCATCGAAGAGCTCGACCGTGCTTTGGGCGGCGGCGTGGTGGAAGGCGGCGTCGTCTTGATTGGCGGCGATCCCGGCATCGGCAAATCCACCTTGCTGTTGCAAGCGCTCGATGCCCTGCAACGCAAGGGCATGAACACTTTGTATGTGACGGGCGAAGAAAGTGGCGCCCAAGTGGCCCTGCGTTCCAGACGTCTAGGACTGGACCACAGCCAGGTTCAGGTATTGGCCGAAATTCAACTGGAAAAAATCCTGGCCACTTTGCAAAGCGAGCGGCCCCACATTGCAGTCATCGACTCCATTCAAACGGTTTATTCCGACCAACTCACTTCGGCCCCAGGCTCGGTGGCACAAGTCCGGGAATGTGCCGCGCATCTGACGCGCGCAGCCAAAGCCACCGGCACCGCCATTGTGTTGGTGGGCCACGTCACCAAAGAAGGCGCGCTGGCCGGACCCCGTGTTTTGGAGCACATGGTCGACACCGTTTTGTATTTTGAAGGCGACACGCACAGCAGCTTCCGCCTGATTCGGGCCATCAAAAACCGCTTTGGTGCCGTCAACGAAATTGGCGTTTTTGCCATGACCGAAAAAGGCCTGAAGGGCGTTTCCAACCCCAGCGCCATCTTTTTGTCGCAGCATTCAGAGCCCGTGGCAGGCAGTTGTGTCATGGTCACTTTAGAAGGCACCCGACCTTTGCTGGTCGAAATTCAAGCCCTGGTTGACAGCGGCGGACCCAGTCCGCGAAGGCTGTCGGTGGGCCTTGAAAGAGACCGCTTGGCCATGCTCTTGGCCGTCTTGCACCGCCATGCCGGCGTGGCCTGTATGGACCAAGACGTGTTCGTCAATGCAGTAGGCGGTGTTCGCATTAGCGAGCCTGCTGCTGACTTGGCGGTGATGTTAGCGATTACTTCATCACTTCGTGGCAAGCCTTTGCCCAAGGGCTTTATCGCCTTTGGCGAGGTCGGTTTGGCAGGCGAAGTACGGCCAGCACCCCGCGGCCAAGAGCGCCTCAAAGAGGCTGCCAAGTTGGGCTTTACCGTGGCCGTGGTGCCCAAAGCCAACGCGCCCAAAAAGAACGACAAGAACTTTGAAGGCCTCACCATTTATCCGGTTGACCGCATTGAAGACGCCATGAACTGCGTCCGCGGACTTTAA
- a CDS encoding NAD(P)H-dependent flavin oxidoreductase codes for MNTSFFDAHAIRLVQAPMAGSQNHALAAAVFKAGGLGSIPAAMLNAEQLHKELSAFQVAISTDAQSHSTWGPLLPLNVNFFCHTPPEAQPNKEAAWRLKLHPAYQSHGIDPATVGSGPGRAPFSEESLALMGQFKPAVVSFHFGLPKPEWVQQLKAWGIQIWSSATTVQEAQWLEHHGADAVIAQGLEAGGHRGMFLTNDLSTQVGTLSLLPQIVKAVTVPVIAAGGISSAAAVKAAQSLGASAVQAGTAFLTSHEATTSALHRQALMSERARHTALTNLFSGRPARGIVNKFMQDFGPLNPDVPDFPLATAAVAPLRTAAEAQGSGDYSPLWSGQNASDCEALPAADIAHKLLQAWS; via the coding sequence ATGAACACCTCATTTTTTGATGCCCACGCCATCCGATTGGTCCAAGCACCCATGGCTGGATCACAAAACCATGCCTTGGCGGCGGCCGTTTTCAAAGCGGGTGGTTTGGGCAGCATTCCCGCAGCCATGCTCAATGCGGAGCAACTGCACAAAGAGCTGAGCGCATTTCAAGTGGCGATCTCAACCGACGCGCAGTCGCATTCGACTTGGGGCCCCCTGCTCCCTCTTAACGTCAATTTCTTTTGTCACACACCGCCAGAGGCGCAACCCAACAAAGAAGCCGCCTGGCGACTGAAACTCCACCCGGCCTACCAATCACACGGCATTGACCCAGCGACGGTGGGCTCTGGGCCAGGCCGCGCGCCTTTCAGCGAAGAAAGCCTCGCGCTCATGGGCCAATTCAAACCTGCGGTGGTCAGCTTCCACTTTGGTTTGCCAAAGCCCGAGTGGGTGCAACAACTCAAAGCTTGGGGCATTCAAATTTGGTCCTCCGCCACCACCGTCCAAGAAGCCCAATGGCTTGAACACCACGGCGCAGACGCCGTCATTGCGCAGGGCCTGGAAGCTGGTGGCCACCGCGGCATGTTTCTCACAAACGATCTCAGCACCCAAGTGGGCACCCTGTCTTTGTTGCCTCAAATCGTTAAAGCGGTGACAGTGCCTGTGATTGCAGCGGGGGGCATTTCAAGTGCAGCAGCCGTGAAAGCGGCGCAAAGCCTCGGCGCCAGCGCGGTCCAGGCTGGCACCGCATTTTTGACCAGCCACGAGGCCACCACCAGCGCCCTGCATCGACAAGCTTTGATGTCAGAGCGCGCACGTCATACGGCTTTGACCAACTTGTTCAGTGGCCGACCCGCGCGCGGCATTGTGAACAAGTTCATGCAAGACTTTGGGCCCCTCAACCCAGACGTCCCCGATTTCCCCTTGGCCACGGCAGCGGTCGCCCCCTTGCGTACAGCCGCTGAAGCGCAGGGTTCTGGCGACTATTCGCCTTTGTGGTCTGGTCAAAACGCGTCCGATTGCGAAGCCTTGCCTGCTGCCGACATTGCCCACAAACTCTTGCAAGCTTGGTCCTGA
- the hpaR gene encoding homoprotocatechuate degradation operon regulator HpaR, with product MKQQAFVHRNLPRLLLQAREAVMTHTRPSLREHGLSDQQWRVLRVLGEHANSKDGAEGVETGRVAREAFLLGPSLTGVLTRMERDGLIERSRCSQDARRTVVRATPLGLSKVAKLSEAIEAHYAWMESELGKQKLAQLYQLLDAVIQLETSPMDEAMEEME from the coding sequence ATGAAACAACAAGCTTTTGTTCACCGCAATTTGCCTCGCCTGCTGCTACAAGCTCGCGAGGCGGTGATGACGCACACGCGTCCTAGCCTCCGCGAACATGGGCTGTCAGATCAGCAGTGGCGAGTGCTGCGAGTGCTGGGTGAGCATGCCAACAGCAAGGATGGTGCTGAAGGTGTGGAGACGGGGCGTGTGGCACGCGAAGCGTTTTTACTCGGTCCCAGTTTGACGGGTGTGCTAACGCGCATGGAGCGCGATGGGTTGATTGAGCGCAGCCGTTGTTCGCAAGATGCGCGGCGCACAGTGGTTCGGGCCACCCCCTTGGGATTGTCCAAGGTGGCCAAATTATCGGAAGCCATTGAGGCGCATTACGCCTGGATGGAAAGCGAACTGGGCAAACAAAAATTGGCGCAGTTGTATCAGTTGTTAGATGCCGTGATTCAGTTGGAGACGTCTCCAATGGACGAGGCGATGGAAGAAATGGAATGA
- a CDS encoding fumarylacetoacetate hydrolase family protein yields the protein MNPSVNSDARYWPQGTVYGALLNFQQEWNLRAPQMPEAPHKGAPKAPVLFIKTANTFTASGGGIAIPSAVADVDIGANLAWVFGADAKPVACVLVNDVSIPHESYYRPPVKFKCVDGFLGVGSKALGIAQVKTDAVVLTVKVNGKEVQRVNYADTVRKSQTLLADIAEFMTFQEGDVLLLGSDCLPDGKRPRAKVGDVVEISADGFDTLVNTFVGGAA from the coding sequence ATGAATCCCAGCGTAAACAGTGATGCACGCTATTGGCCGCAAGGCACCGTGTACGGCGCTCTGTTGAATTTTCAGCAAGAATGGAATTTGAGAGCGCCGCAAATGCCTGAAGCGCCGCACAAAGGTGCACCCAAAGCACCCGTGCTGTTCATCAAAACCGCCAACACGTTCACAGCGTCGGGGGGCGGCATCGCAATTCCTTCAGCAGTGGCCGATGTGGACATTGGCGCCAATTTGGCTTGGGTGTTCGGCGCAGATGCCAAGCCCGTGGCGTGTGTGTTGGTGAACGATGTGTCCATTCCGCACGAGAGCTATTACAGACCGCCGGTGAAGTTCAAATGCGTCGATGGTTTCTTGGGCGTGGGGTCCAAAGCGCTGGGCATTGCGCAGGTCAAGACCGACGCGGTGGTGCTTACCGTCAAGGTGAATGGCAAAGAGGTACAACGTGTGAACTACGCAGACACTGTGCGCAAATCACAAACTTTGCTGGCAGACATTGCTGAGTTCATGACCTTTCAAGAGGGCGATGTGTTGTTGCTCGGCAGCGACTGCTTGCCCGATGGCAAACGCCCTCGCGCCAAGGTGGGTGATGTGGTGGAAATATCGGCCGATGGTTTTGACACCTTGGTCAACACATTCGTGGGAGGTGCCGCATGA
- a CDS encoding fumarylacetoacetate hydrolase family protein, with product MKHARIAWAGAIHEAVESNGELLLTRSPWAGKRLKFDEVVWLPPLAPVPQARTILALGLNYADHAKELAFKAPEEPLVFVKGEASLIGHKAFTRRPQDATHMHYECELAVVIGRTAKNVKKENAYDYVGGYTVANDYAIRDYLENWYRPNFRVKNRDTCTPIGPWLVDAKDIHDQYGSPQNLSLQTTVNGKLTQSGHTRDMIFDVPTLIEYFSAFMTLQPGDLILTGTPDGVVNCNVGDVIVTSIEGVGELINTLGE from the coding sequence ATGAAGCACGCACGCATTGCTTGGGCTGGCGCCATTCACGAAGCCGTTGAATCGAACGGCGAGTTGTTGCTCACGCGCAGTCCTTGGGCTGGCAAACGTTTGAAGTTTGACGAGGTGGTGTGGTTGCCGCCTTTGGCGCCTGTGCCTCAGGCCCGAACCATTTTGGCATTGGGTTTGAACTATGCAGATCACGCCAAAGAGTTGGCGTTCAAAGCGCCGGAAGAACCTTTGGTGTTTGTGAAAGGCGAGGCCTCCTTGATCGGTCACAAAGCCTTCACGCGCAGGCCACAAGACGCAACCCACATGCACTACGAATGCGAGTTGGCCGTCGTCATTGGCCGTACGGCCAAGAACGTGAAAAAAGAAAATGCCTACGACTATGTGGGCGGCTACACCGTGGCCAACGATTACGCCATTCGTGATTATTTGGAAAACTGGTATCGCCCCAATTTCCGTGTGAAGAACCGCGACACCTGCACGCCCATTGGACCCTGGTTGGTAGACGCCAAAGACATTCACGACCAGTACGGCAGTCCTCAAAATTTAAGTTTGCAAACCACCGTGAACGGCAAGCTGACGCAAAGTGGCCACACGCGCGACATGATTTTTGATGTGCCGACTTTGATCGAGTATTTCAGTGCCTTTATGACGCTGCAACCCGGCGATTTGATTTTGACGGGCACACCCGATGGTGTGGTGAATTGCAATGTGGGCGATGTGATCGTGACCAGCATTGAAGGTGTGGGCGAGTTGATCAACACCTTGGGTGAGTGA
- the hpaE gene encoding 5-carboxymethyl-2-hydroxymuconate semialdehyde dehydrogenase, which yields MRIDHLIDGKAVASSQTFETRDPATQEVLAEVSSGGTDEVNQAVASAKAAFPKWAGTPAAERAKIMRKLGELITKHVPQIAETETRDCGQTISQTGKQLVPRAADNFSYFAEMCTRVDGHTYPTPTHLNYTLFHPVGVCALISPWNVPFMTATWKVAPCLAFGNTAVLKMSELSPMSAARLGELALEAGVPPGVLNLVHGYGRDAGEPLVSHPDVRAISFTGSTATGNRIVQSAGLKKFSMELGGKSPFVIFEDADLPRALDAAVFMIFSNNGERCTAGSRILVQQSIYADFVQKFTERAKRISVGDPLDENTIVGPMISQAHLAKVKSYIELGPKEGATMLCGGLDKPSYAADLPDRVKNGNFVWPTVFADVDNRMKIAQDEIFGPVACIIPFRDEAHAIELANDIQYGLSSYVWTENIGRAHRVAAAVEAGMCFVNSQNVRDLRQPFGGTKASGTGREGGTWSYEVFCEPKNVAVSMGSHHIPHWGV from the coding sequence ATGCGCATTGACCATTTGATTGACGGCAAAGCCGTTGCCAGCTCACAAACATTTGAAACCCGCGACCCTGCCACGCAAGAAGTGCTGGCCGAAGTGTCTTCGGGCGGTACCGATGAAGTGAACCAAGCTGTGGCGTCGGCTAAAGCCGCTTTTCCAAAATGGGCAGGCACACCCGCTGCAGAGCGCGCCAAGATCATGCGCAAGTTAGGCGAACTGATCACCAAGCATGTGCCTCAGATTGCAGAAACAGAAACACGTGATTGCGGTCAAACCATTTCGCAAACGGGCAAGCAACTTGTACCGCGCGCTGCCGATAATTTTTCTTACTTTGCCGAAATGTGCACGCGCGTGGATGGCCACACCTATCCCACGCCCACCCATTTGAACTACACCTTGTTTCACCCCGTCGGTGTTTGCGCGTTGATCAGTCCTTGGAATGTGCCCTTCATGACTGCTACTTGGAAAGTGGCACCTTGCTTGGCCTTTGGCAACACCGCTGTGTTGAAGATGAGCGAGTTGTCGCCAATGTCAGCCGCACGTTTGGGTGAATTGGCTTTGGAAGCAGGTGTGCCACCTGGCGTCTTGAACTTGGTGCACGGTTATGGCCGTGATGCGGGCGAGCCCTTGGTGTCGCACCCTGATGTGCGCGCCATTTCTTTCACGGGTTCTACCGCCACAGGCAATCGCATAGTGCAAAGTGCGGGCCTGAAAAAATTCAGCATGGAGCTCGGCGGTAAATCACCGTTCGTGATTTTTGAAGACGCCGATTTGCCGCGCGCCTTGGACGCCGCGGTGTTCATGATCTTCAGCAACAACGGTGAACGATGCACGGCAGGTAGTCGCATCTTGGTACAGCAAAGCATCTATGCCGACTTCGTGCAAAAGTTCACAGAGCGCGCTAAGCGCATTTCAGTGGGCGATCCCTTGGACGAGAACACCATTGTGGGCCCCATGATCAGCCAAGCGCATTTGGCCAAAGTCAAAAGTTACATTGAGTTGGGTCCTAAAGAAGGTGCCACGATGTTGTGCGGTGGTTTAGACAAGCCCTCCTATGCGGCGGATTTACCAGACCGCGTGAAGAACGGTAACTTTGTGTGGCCCACGGTGTTTGCCGATGTCGACAACCGCATGAAGATTGCGCAAGACGAAATCTTTGGCCCTGTGGCCTGCATCATTCCCTTCCGCGACGAAGCGCACGCCATTGAATTGGCCAACGACATTCAATATGGCTTGTCCAGTTATGTGTGGACCGAAAACATTGGCCGCGCACACCGCGTGGCGGCTGCGGTAGAGGCGGGCATGTGTTTTGTGAACAGCCAAAACGTGCGCGACTTGCGTCAACCCTTTGGTGGCACCAAGGCCAGCGGCACAGGTCGCGAAGGTGGCACTTGGAGTTACGAAGTTTTTTGCGAACCTAAAAACGTGGCGGTGTCGATGGGCTCGCATCACATTCCACATTGGGGAGTCTGA
- the hpaD gene encoding 3,4-dihydroxyphenylacetate 2,3-dioxygenase has product MGQVSLAAKITHVPSMYLSELDGPQKGTRQAAIDGHHEIDRRCRELGVDTIVVFDTHWLVNSAYHLNNAAHFKGNYTSNELPHFISNMPYEYDGNPALGHILAKACNEAGVTTLAHEHTSLALEYGTLVPMRYMNTDRHYKVISVSALCMVHSLAESAQLGWAMRRAVEQHYDGKVAFFASGSLSHRFAQNGLAPEYANKIWSPFLEQLDHSVVEMWQRGDWKTFCAMLPEYAAKGHGEGFMHDTAMLLGLLGWDQYQGKAEVVTPYFPSSGTGQINVVFPVTDVLDEAGHAVTSLNLKTLKDPSAVYAAGASRL; this is encoded by the coding sequence ATGGGACAAGTTTCACTCGCTGCCAAAATCACGCACGTGCCGTCCATGTATTTGAGCGAGTTGGACGGTCCGCAAAAAGGCACACGGCAAGCCGCCATTGACGGACATCACGAAATTGACCGGCGTTGCCGTGAGTTGGGTGTCGACACCATTGTGGTGTTTGACACGCACTGGTTGGTGAACTCGGCGTACCACCTGAACAATGCCGCGCATTTCAAAGGAAACTACACCAGCAACGAGTTACCTCACTTCATCAGCAACATGCCGTATGAGTACGATGGCAATCCAGCGCTGGGCCATATCTTGGCCAAGGCCTGCAATGAAGCGGGCGTGACCACTCTGGCGCATGAGCACACCAGCTTGGCGTTGGAATACGGCACGCTGGTGCCTATGCGCTACATGAACACCGACCGCCACTACAAAGTGATTTCGGTGTCGGCGCTCTGCATGGTGCACTCCTTGGCCGAAAGCGCCCAATTGGGTTGGGCCATGCGCCGTGCCGTAGAGCAACATTACGACGGCAAGGTGGCTTTCTTTGCCAGCGGCTCTTTGTCGCACCGTTTTGCACAAAATGGTTTGGCACCCGAGTACGCCAACAAAATCTGGAGTCCGTTTTTAGAGCAGTTAGACCACAGCGTGGTTGAGATGTGGCAGCGTGGCGATTGGAAAACTTTCTGTGCCATGCTGCCCGAGTACGCCGCCAAAGGCCATGGCGAAGGTTTCATGCACGACACCGCCATGTTGCTGGGTTTGTTGGGCTGGGATCAATACCAAGGCAAAGCGGAAGTGGTCACGCCTTACTTTCCCAGTTCGGGTACTGGACAAATCAACGTGGTGTTTCCTGTGACCGATGTTTTGGACGAAGCAGGGCATGCGGTCACCAGCCTGAACCTCAAAACCTTGAAAGATCCCTCTGCCGTTTATGCCGCAGGGGCCAGCCGTTTGTAA
- a CDS encoding 5-carboxymethyl-2-hydroxymuconate Delta-isomerase, translating to MPHLVILYTGQLDAETNMKVLCRDLADAMLTVVDEAGKQVFPTGGTRVLAYPAPHYAVADGGTAGRKAAQFDNNPHGGSEDYAFVYLNVRMGKGRSDATQKRAGDTLVEVTQKHFADLFAKRHIGITLQIDVGPEVFDNKHSNIHPLFASL from the coding sequence ATGCCGCATTTGGTGATTCTTTATACAGGCCAGTTGGATGCTGAAACCAACATGAAAGTCTTGTGCCGTGATTTGGCCGATGCCATGCTGACGGTGGTGGACGAAGCTGGCAAGCAAGTTTTTCCCACTGGCGGTACGCGCGTGTTGGCCTATCCTGCGCCGCACTATGCCGTAGCCGATGGTGGTACGGCGGGCCGCAAGGCCGCGCAGTTTGACAACAACCCGCATGGCGGCTCGGAAGATTATGCGTTTGTGTATTTGAATGTGCGCATGGGCAAAGGGCGCAGCGATGCCACGCAAAAACGTGCAGGCGACACCTTGGTTGAGGTCACCCAAAAACACTTCGCCGATCTCTTTGCTAAACGTCACATCGGCATCACCCTGCAAATTGATGTAGGCCCCGAAGTGTTTGACAACAAGCACAGCAACATCCATCCTTTGTTTGCGTCCCTTTGA